The Streptomyces laurentii genome contains a region encoding:
- a CDS encoding A/G-specific adenine glycosylase (identified by MetaGeneAnnotator; putative;~sequence version:1), with amino-acid sequence MDVIERWSGRYACLLQSALRLGNEQFAARLGIAVRTVATWHSDTSVVPRREMQQLLDTTHEQAPPAARQRFALLLAKERAPVDSTPPGAQALRVAIAVVVRDSDVLLVCRRNDDAAGITWQFPAGVIKPGGKAETTTVRETLDETGVHCAVRQRLGNRLHPVTGVLCEYFLCEYLAGEATNGDAAENLDVMWVPRNAVPRFIPVDTIFPPILAALEEQT; translated from the coding sequence GTGGACGTGATCGAGCGCTGGAGCGGCCGGTACGCCTGCCTGCTGCAGTCCGCCCTGCGGCTCGGCAACGAACAGTTCGCCGCCCGCCTGGGCATCGCCGTGAGGACGGTGGCCACCTGGCACTCCGACACGTCCGTCGTGCCCCGCAGGGAGATGCAGCAACTTCTCGATACGACCCATGAGCAGGCTCCTCCGGCTGCGCGACAGCGCTTCGCACTCCTGCTGGCGAAGGAGCGAGCCCCGGTGGATTCGACGCCACCCGGCGCACAGGCGCTGCGGGTGGCCATCGCGGTGGTCGTCCGGGACAGCGATGTCCTCCTGGTGTGCCGACGGAACGACGATGCCGCTGGAATCACGTGGCAGTTCCCGGCAGGCGTCATCAAGCCGGGCGGCAAAGCGGAGACCACCACCGTGCGGGAGACCTTGGACGAGACAGGTGTCCACTGCGCGGTCCGGCAGCGCCTCGGGAACCGCCTTCACCCCGTGACCGGGGTGCTGTGCGAGTACTTCCTCTGCGAGTACCTCGCTGGCGAGGCCACCAACGGCGACGCGGCCGAAAACCTCGACGTCATGTGGGTCCCCAGAAACGCCGTACCCCGTTTCATCCCCGTCGATACGATTTTCCCACCCATCCTGGCAGCCTTGGAGGAGCAGACGTGA
- a CDS encoding hypothetical protein (Protein of unknown function (DUF445); pfam04286;~identified by MetaGeneAnnotator; putative;~probable membrane protein [Streptomyces venezuelae ATCC10712]), giving the protein MVSFTYTAADEEKSRGVRRMKRLATGLLLGVAAVYALATWARGAGAGGWAGYVAAAAEAGMVGALADWFAVTALFRHPLGLPIPHTAIIPTKKDQLGASLGSFVGENFLSADIVRGRLRGFGIARRLGAWLAEPAHAERVTAELATALRGALTVLRDSDVQAVVGEAITRRAEAAEIGPGLGKTLERVVADGAHHRAVDLVCGRGRDWLVRHGDSVMDAVQGGAPGWTPRFVDRRIGERVYKELLRFVTEMRDMPDHPARGAIDRFLRDFAADLQSDTETRARVERLKSELLARPEVQDIIASAWSSVRGLILAAADDDQSQLRRRARASLMSLGSRLATDERLQGKVERWAEDAAAYVVTTYRNEITSLITDTVAGWDADQTSKKIEANIGRDLQFIRINGTVVGALAGLLIYTVSHVLGA; this is encoded by the coding sequence ATGGTCAGCTTCACGTACACGGCGGCCGACGAAGAGAAGAGCCGCGGCGTCCGACGGATGAAACGCCTGGCCACCGGGCTGCTGCTCGGTGTCGCGGCGGTCTATGCCCTGGCGACCTGGGCCCGCGGCGCGGGCGCGGGCGGCTGGGCGGGCTACGTGGCGGCGGCGGCCGAGGCGGGCATGGTCGGCGCGCTCGCGGACTGGTTCGCGGTGACGGCGCTGTTCCGGCATCCGCTGGGGCTGCCGATCCCGCACACCGCCATCATCCCGACCAAGAAGGACCAGCTGGGCGCGTCACTCGGCTCGTTCGTCGGCGAGAACTTCCTGTCGGCCGACATCGTACGGGGGCGACTGCGCGGCTTCGGCATCGCGCGGCGCCTCGGGGCGTGGCTGGCCGAGCCGGCGCACGCGGAGCGGGTGACCGCCGAGCTGGCGACGGCGCTGCGCGGGGCGCTGACGGTGCTGCGCGACTCCGACGTGCAGGCCGTCGTGGGCGAGGCGATCACACGGCGGGCGGAGGCGGCGGAGATCGGGCCGGGGCTCGGCAAGACGCTGGAGCGGGTGGTCGCCGACGGCGCGCACCACCGGGCGGTCGACCTGGTGTGCGGGCGGGGCCGGGACTGGCTGGTGCGGCACGGGGACTCGGTCATGGACGCGGTCCAAGGCGGTGCGCCGGGCTGGACGCCGCGGTTCGTGGACCGCAGGATCGGCGAGCGCGTGTACAAGGAGCTGCTGCGCTTCGTCACGGAGATGCGGGACATGCCGGACCACCCGGCGCGCGGCGCGATCGACCGGTTCCTGCGGGACTTCGCGGCCGACCTGCAGTCCGACACGGAGACCCGCGCGCGCGTGGAGCGGCTGAAGTCGGAGCTGCTCGCCCGGCCCGAGGTGCAGGACATCATCGCGTCGGCCTGGTCCTCCGTACGGGGGCTGATCCTGGCGGCGGCCGACGACGACCAGAGCCAGCTGCGGCGCCGCGCCCGCGCCTCGCTGATGTCGCTGGGGTCGCGCCTGGCCACCGACGAGCGGCTGCAGGGCAAGGTGGAGCGCTGGGCGGAGGACGCGGCGGCGTATGTGGTGACGACCTACCGGAACGAGATCACCTCGCTGATCACGGACACGGTCGCGGGCTGGGACGCCGACCAGACCTCGAAGAAGATCGAGGCGAACATCGGCCGCGACCTGCAGTTCATCCGGATCAACGGCACGGTGGTGGGCGCCCTGGCGGGCCTGCTGATCTACACGGTCAGCCACGTGCTGGGGGCCTGA
- a CDS encoding nucleoside diphosphate kinase (Nucleoside diphosphate kinase Group I (NDPk_I)-like: NDP kinase domains are present in a large family of structurally and functionally conserved proteins from bacteria to humans that generally catalyze the transfer of gamma-phosphates of a nucleoside...; cd04413;~identified by MetaGeneAnnotator; putative;~multimer interface [polypeptide binding];~nucleoside diphosphate kinase [Streptomyces clavuligerus ATCC27064]) — protein MVEVQAHTVERTLVLLKPDALARGLAGRIITRFEDAALKIVGTKMKWMDEEFTRKHYFDLEERLGAEVYNLTATFMQQGPVIALVLEGFDAIATVRKIVGSTYPNQAPAGTVRGDFSHYSAAASIASGKAVANLVHASGNAEEAKQEVELWFGKDELQDYKTLAEIYTY, from the coding sequence ATGGTCGAGGTTCAGGCACACACTGTCGAGCGCACGCTCGTCCTGCTCAAGCCCGATGCGCTGGCGCGCGGCCTGGCAGGAAGGATCATCACGCGATTCGAAGACGCCGCGCTGAAGATCGTCGGCACGAAGATGAAGTGGATGGACGAGGAGTTCACCCGAAAGCATTACTTCGACCTGGAAGAGCGATTGGGGGCGGAGGTCTACAACCTCACGGCGACGTTCATGCAGCAGGGGCCCGTCATCGCCCTGGTGCTGGAGGGCTTCGACGCCATTGCCACGGTCCGCAAGATCGTCGGCAGTACCTATCCGAACCAGGCTCCGGCCGGCACGGTGCGGGGTGACTTCTCGCATTACAGCGCGGCGGCCAGCATCGCCTCGGGCAAGGCGGTCGCGAACCTCGTGCACGCATCCGGCAACGCAGAGGAGGCCAAGCAGGAGGTGGAACTGTGGTTCGGCAAGGACGAGCTGCAGGACTACAAGACGCTGGCCGAGATTTACACCTACTAG
- a CDS encoding NUDIX hydrolase (identified by MetaGeneAnnotator; putative;~sequence version:1), whose product MTQQGIVVAVVVHEHRVLLLRGQVGDGELFWRFPVGPVEAGETPEGAAVRAAWAGAGLAVTAVRLLGERTHPQTGQDMAYIACVPESLVSEERPDGGVVWAGRDAIERYVPYGELFAPVREHLDAALRAP is encoded by the coding sequence ATGACACAGCAGGGGATCGTCGTCGCCGTCGTCGTCCATGAGCACCGCGTGCTCCTCCTGCGCGGGCAGGTCGGCGACGGCGAACTGTTCTGGCGGTTTCCCGTCGGCCCCGTCGAGGCCGGCGAGACGCCCGAGGGCGCGGCCGTGCGCGCGGCCTGGGCGGGGGCCGGGCTCGCCGTCACCGCCGTACGGCTGCTCGGGGAGCGCACACACCCGCAGACCGGCCAGGACATGGCGTACATCGCGTGCGTACCCGAGAGCCTGGTGAGCGAGGAGCGGCCGGACGGCGGAGTCGTCTGGGCGGGGCGCGACGCGATCGAGCGGTACGTGCCGTACGGGGAGCTGTTCGCACCGGTACGAGAGCACCTCGACGCGGCCCTGCGCGCGCCGTGA
- a CDS encoding NUDIX hydrolase (NUDIX hydrolase [Streptomyces clavuligerus ATCC27064];~Nudix hydrolase isa superfamily of enzymes found in all three kingdoms of life, and it catalyzes the hydrolysis of NUcleoside DIphosphates linked to other moieties, X. Enzymes belonging to this superfamily require a divalent cation, such as Mg2+ or Mn2+...; cd02883;~identified by MetaGeneAnnotator; putative;~nudix motif), which yields MVRRRVSEGQLSWQFPAGAVEAGEAREDAAVRETREETGLTVAAVKLLGERVHPKTGRLMSYTACEVLEGTAHVADTEELAELAWVTHGEIPEYVPYGLFEPVRDYLDAALSS from the coding sequence ATGGTGCGCCGCAGGGTCAGCGAAGGACAGCTCTCCTGGCAGTTCCCGGCCGGAGCGGTCGAAGCTGGCGAGGCCCGCGAGGACGCCGCCGTGCGGGAGACGCGGGAGGAGACCGGGCTGACCGTGGCGGCCGTGAAGCTGCTCGGCGAGCGCGTTCATCCGAAGACGGGGCGGCTGATGTCGTACACCGCGTGCGAGGTGCTGGAAGGTACGGCCCACGTAGCGGACACCGAGGAACTGGCCGAGTTGGCTTGGGTCACCCACGGCGAGATCCCGGAGTACGTGCCATACGGGTTGTTCGAGCCGGTGCGGGACTACCTCGACGCCGCACTCTCCTCCTGA
- a CDS encoding ABC transporter ATP-binding protein (ABC transporter ATP-binding protein [Streptomyces sp. PAMC26508];~ABC transporter signature motif;~ABC-type multidrug transport system, ATPase component [Defense mechanisms]; COG1131;~ATP binding site [chemical binding];~ATP-binding cassette transporter nucleotide-binding domain; cl17201;~D-loop;~H-loop/switch region;~Q-loop/lid;~Walker A/P-loop;~Walker B;~identified by MetaGeneAnnotator; putative) yields the protein MAFIELDGLEKVFTVRRRAGLLRREKREVRAVDGISFGVERGEMVGYIGPNGAGKSTTIKMLTGILTPSGGRLRVAGIDPSSERKRLARRIGVVFGQRTTLWWDLPLRDSYTLVHRMYRIPDDRFRANLARCVELLDLGDLLDVPVRQLSLGQRMRGDIAAALLHDPDVLYLDEPTIGLDVVSKAKVRGFLRDLNATQGTTVLLTTHDLTDIEQLCSRVMVIDHGRLMYDGDLAGLHTAGDGERQLVVDLAHESAPIEVPGARFVRAEGPRQWLAFPATASAAPVVAAVAAAYPLADLSVREPDIEAVIAKMYGGTRDAGRESVR from the coding sequence ATGGCGTTCATCGAGCTGGACGGTCTGGAGAAGGTGTTCACGGTGCGCCGCCGGGCGGGGCTGCTGCGCCGGGAGAAACGGGAGGTCAGGGCGGTCGACGGGATCTCGTTCGGGGTGGAGCGGGGCGAGATGGTCGGCTACATCGGCCCGAACGGGGCGGGGAAGTCCACCACGATCAAGATGCTCACCGGCATCCTCACCCCGTCCGGTGGCCGGCTGCGGGTGGCCGGGATCGACCCGTCGAGCGAGCGGAAGCGGCTGGCCCGGCGGATAGGAGTGGTGTTCGGGCAGCGCACCACGCTGTGGTGGGACCTGCCGCTGCGCGACTCGTACACGCTCGTCCACCGGATGTACCGGATCCCCGACGACCGGTTCCGCGCGAATCTGGCCCGCTGTGTGGAGCTGCTCGATCTCGGCGACCTGCTGGACGTGCCCGTACGCCAGCTGTCCCTCGGTCAGCGGATGCGCGGTGACATCGCGGCGGCGCTGCTGCACGATCCGGACGTGCTGTATCTCGACGAGCCGACGATCGGTCTGGACGTCGTCTCCAAGGCGAAGGTGCGGGGCTTTCTGCGCGATCTGAACGCCACACAGGGGACGACGGTGCTGCTGACCACCCATGATCTGACCGATATCGAGCAGTTGTGTTCACGGGTGATGGTCATCGACCACGGGCGACTGATGTACGACGGGGATCTGGCCGGGCTGCACACGGCGGGGGACGGGGAGCGGCAGCTGGTCGTCGACCTGGCACACGAGTCGGCGCCGATCGAGGTGCCCGGCGCCCGGTTCGTACGGGCGGAGGGACCGCGGCAGTGGCTGGCGTTCCCGGCGACCGCGTCGGCGGCTCCGGTGGTGGCGGCGGTGGCCGCCGCGTACCCGCTGGCGGACCTTTCGGTGCGGGAACCGGACATCGAGGCGGTGATCGCGAAGATGTACGGGGGAACTCGTGATGCGGGCCGGGAGTCTGTCAGGTAG
- a CDS encoding membrane protein (Evidence 3 : Function proposed based on presence of conserved amino acid motif, structural feature or limited homology;~identified by MetaGeneAnnotator; putative;~membrane protein [Streptomyces cattleya NRRL 8057 = DSM46488]), whose translation MLAAAGAVAGREWYRVAGVKGAAGLGAGYVAAFAGSHPLAKKIGAWPAVFSVAGVMAGASYVVSRKAA comes from the coding sequence GTGCTCGCGGCGGCCGGGGCCGTGGCCGGGCGGGAGTGGTACCGGGTCGCCGGGGTGAAGGGGGCCGCAGGGCTCGGGGCCGGGTACGTGGCGGCGTTCGCCGGGTCGCACCCGCTGGCGAAGAAGATCGGGGCGTGGCCCGCGGTGTTCTCGGTGGCCGGCGTGATGGCCGGGGCCTCGTACGTCGTGAGCCGCAAGGCTGCCTGA